From the genome of Elusimicrobiota bacterium:
GGTACCGGTGAAGGAATATCCTTTTTTTTCCAAGGTTGTTTTACACCTAAAACAATAAGGGAAACAAAAACTAATCCCGCAACGCTTATATAAAGAGGGTTTCGCCACATCTCTTTTCTTGCTACAGCTGCATCTTTTAGTGCGACAAGTTTTTCTTTGACATACATTCTTTTCAGCAACTCATCTTCTTTGTTAAGAATATTTTCATCTTCGTCAGAAATTGTCAATGGGTTACTCATTTGCGACACCGCTACTTTTATATCTACAGGGTTTGAGACATCAGAAACATTTATTGCTATTACAGTAATATTATCTTGGCCATCAGCGTCATTTGCTGATTGAATAAGAATATTACAGACCGTTTGTAGATTATCTTTAAACGCAAGAACAATATCTTTAATTCGGCTATCATCAACAAAACCACAAAGCCCATCAGAACAAAGAATATAATAATCATTATTTTGAACTTGTTCTATTCTTAAGTCCACTTTAACTGAGGGCCGTGTTCCTAACGCACGAGTAATGACATTTTTCTGTTTAAAATCTTTTACTTCTGCCTCGGTTATTTCACCATCCTGTAGCAATTCATTTACCCAAGAATGGTCTGCTGTCAGTCGCTCAATTTTATTATTCCGTATTCTATAAACACGACTGTCACCTACATGACCAATATATGCAAGATTGTTATCAAAC
Proteins encoded in this window:
- a CDS encoding Stp1/IreP family PP2C-type Ser/Thr phosphatase; amino-acid sequence: MNIKANSGTDVGKVRKLNEDSFGIDEEMNLYFVCDGMGGHAAGDFASQTGVKTLIDCLKSEDIRRELCPIHTGISKTVPDKAARLVTAIQLVNRRLFNFTVEYPKLRGMGTTVASILFDNNLAYIGHVGDSRVYRIRNNKIERLTADHSWVNELLQDGEITEAEVKDFKQKNVITRALGTRPSVKVDLRIEQVQNNDYYILCSDGLCGFVDDSRIKDIVLAFKDNLQTVCNILIQSANDADGQDNITVIAINVSDVSNPVDIKVAVSQMSNPLTISDEDENILNKEDELLKRMYVKEKLVALKDAAVARKEMWRNPLYISVAGLVFVSLIVLGVKQPWKKKDIPSPVPVVAPERLLSITINAKAYITKELEGGEVTIVEELKGVEVTIDEIQQSKYTPNAIFTDLKPGTYHYHLKKDGYIWLNSLNKKKLIETKMLTDKDISVTEYLEKLKMQ